A region from the Saccharomonospora azurea NA-128 genome encodes:
- a CDS encoding error-prone DNA polymerase: MGWNNPPVPWRELERALSGRIEPSDHLGDGNDSPAWTRRRQEYVRPVELTTLRGSDDTGAATRVPYAELHCHSNFSFLDGASHPEELVEEAARLGLDAVALTDHDGMYGVARFAEAAREVGMRTVFGTELSLGLSAPQNGVADPEGEHLLLLAKGQDGYASLCRAVTAGQLAGHDLDGEGGDAGGSRRSKDRAEKGRPVYDLDAVADEVAGRCVVLTGCRKGAVRRALVDGGPDAAAARLRALVDRFGRDDVYVELIDHGQPLDSTHNDVLAGLAAELGLPTVATNVVHYATPQRGYLAQTLAAIRARRGLDELEGWLPSGPTAHLRSGAEMARRFARYPGAVQRAALLGTECAFELHLVAPDLPPFDVPEGHDEASFLRTCTFEGAAERYGPRERNPEAYRQLEHELDVIERLGFPGYFLIVWDIVQFCRRHDILCQGRGSAANSAVCYALGITKVDPVRWKLLFERFLAPDRDGYPDIDLDIESDQREKVIQYVYAKHGRLRTAQVANVITYRARSAVRDAARALGHSPGQQDAWSKQIDRWGPLRHVHSPTEHDVPENVLELAAALEDFPRHLGIHSGGMVICDRPVSEVCPVEWARMPGRSVLQWEKDDCASVGLVKFDLLGLGMLSALHYMVDLVAEHKGEHVDLADLDLEDGEVYAMLRKADAIGVFQVESRAQLATLPRLAPKTFYDLAVEVALIRPGPIQGGSVHPYIRRYTGKESWEHDHPLLKNALDKTLGVPLFQEQLMQIAIDVADFTAAEADELRHAMGSKRSGRKMERLRQRFYEGAARNGVDHELAERIFRKMKAFASYGFPESHALSFAYLVFASAYFKRYHPDAFLAGLLRAQPMGFYSPQSLVADARRHGVTVRGPDVNASLAHATLEPVEDGTGHAVRLGLAVVRSLGDGPAEELVAERQRHGPFRDMTDVARRVRLTTPQVEALATAGAFESLGPDRRAALWAAGAVAQERPEKLPGNPGASAPVLPGMDALEVAVADVWATGLSPDSFPTEFVRDRLDALGAVPAERLQQVDSGTRVLVGGAVTHRQRPGTAGGITFLNLEDETGMVNVVCTAGLWQRYHRVARASPALLVRGVVERADGVVSLRADRLQRLSLGVPTTSRNFR, translated from the coding sequence ATGGGCTGGAACAACCCGCCGGTGCCGTGGAGAGAGCTCGAACGCGCGCTGTCGGGGCGGATCGAACCCTCCGACCACCTCGGTGACGGCAACGACAGTCCCGCCTGGACTCGGCGGCGGCAGGAGTACGTGCGCCCCGTCGAGCTGACGACGCTGCGCGGCTCCGACGACACCGGGGCGGCCACGCGGGTGCCGTACGCGGAGCTGCACTGCCACTCGAACTTCAGTTTCCTCGACGGCGCGAGCCATCCCGAGGAGCTCGTGGAGGAGGCGGCGCGGCTGGGGCTCGATGCCGTCGCCCTCACCGACCACGACGGCATGTACGGCGTGGCACGGTTCGCCGAGGCCGCGCGTGAGGTGGGCATGCGCACGGTGTTCGGTACCGAGCTCAGCCTGGGGTTGTCCGCGCCGCAGAACGGAGTCGCCGACCCCGAGGGGGAGCATCTGCTGCTGTTGGCGAAGGGGCAGGACGGGTACGCGAGCCTGTGCCGGGCGGTGACGGCAGGCCAGCTCGCCGGTCACGACCTCGACGGTGAGGGCGGTGACGCCGGTGGTTCCCGGAGGTCGAAGGACCGAGCGGAGAAGGGACGGCCGGTGTACGACCTCGACGCCGTGGCCGACGAGGTCGCGGGCCGGTGCGTGGTGCTCACCGGGTGCCGGAAGGGGGCGGTGCGCAGGGCGCTCGTCGACGGTGGCCCCGACGCGGCCGCGGCACGGCTGCGGGCGCTCGTCGACCGGTTCGGCCGCGACGACGTGTACGTGGAGCTGATCGACCACGGGCAACCGCTGGACAGCACCCACAACGACGTTCTGGCGGGGCTCGCCGCCGAGCTCGGACTGCCGACCGTGGCCACCAACGTGGTGCACTACGCCACGCCGCAGCGCGGATACCTCGCCCAGACGCTGGCCGCGATCCGCGCTCGACGCGGGCTCGACGAGCTGGAGGGCTGGCTGCCGTCCGGTCCCACGGCCCACCTGCGCTCGGGCGCGGAGATGGCGCGGCGGTTCGCCCGCTATCCGGGGGCGGTGCAGCGGGCGGCCCTGCTCGGGACGGAATGCGCCTTCGAACTCCACCTCGTCGCACCGGACCTGCCGCCGTTCGACGTCCCCGAGGGGCACGACGAGGCGAGTTTCCTGCGGACGTGCACGTTCGAGGGCGCCGCGGAGCGGTACGGGCCGCGCGAACGCAACCCCGAGGCCTACCGGCAGCTGGAGCACGAGCTGGACGTGATCGAACGACTCGGGTTCCCCGGCTACTTCCTGATCGTGTGGGACATCGTCCAGTTCTGCCGCCGCCACGACATCCTGTGCCAGGGCCGGGGGTCGGCGGCGAACTCCGCGGTCTGTTACGCGCTGGGCATCACCAAGGTCGACCCGGTGCGGTGGAAACTGCTGTTCGAACGGTTCCTCGCCCCCGACCGGGACGGCTACCCGGACATCGACCTGGACATCGAGTCCGACCAGCGCGAGAAGGTCATCCAGTACGTCTACGCCAAGCACGGCAGGCTGCGCACCGCGCAGGTGGCCAACGTGATCACGTACCGGGCCCGTTCGGCGGTGCGGGACGCGGCGCGCGCGCTCGGCCACTCACCGGGCCAGCAGGACGCCTGGAGCAAGCAGATCGACCGCTGGGGCCCGCTGCGGCACGTGCACAGCCCCACCGAGCACGACGTCCCCGAGAACGTGCTCGAACTCGCGGCGGCGCTGGAGGACTTCCCCCGCCACCTCGGCATCCACTCCGGGGGCATGGTGATCTGCGACCGTCCGGTGAGCGAGGTGTGCCCGGTGGAGTGGGCCAGGATGCCGGGCCGCAGCGTGCTGCAGTGGGAGAAGGACGACTGCGCGTCGGTCGGGTTGGTGAAGTTCGACCTGCTCGGGCTGGGAATGCTGTCCGCGCTGCACTACATGGTGGACCTCGTCGCCGAGCACAAGGGCGAGCACGTCGATCTCGCCGATCTGGACCTGGAGGACGGCGAGGTCTACGCCATGTTGCGCAAGGCCGACGCCATCGGCGTGTTCCAGGTGGAGAGCCGCGCGCAGCTCGCGACCCTGCCCCGGTTGGCGCCGAAGACGTTCTACGACCTCGCCGTCGAGGTGGCGTTGATCCGTCCGGGCCCGATCCAGGGCGGTTCGGTGCATCCGTACATCCGCCGCTACACCGGTAAGGAGTCCTGGGAGCACGACCATCCGCTGTTGAAGAACGCGCTCGACAAGACGCTCGGGGTGCCGTTGTTCCAGGAGCAGCTGATGCAGATCGCGATCGACGTCGCCGACTTCACGGCGGCGGAGGCCGACGAACTGCGGCACGCGATGGGGTCGAAGCGGTCGGGCCGGAAGATGGAACGGCTGCGGCAGCGCTTTTACGAGGGCGCGGCCCGCAACGGCGTGGATCACGAACTGGCCGAACGCATCTTCCGGAAGATGAAGGCCTTCGCGAGCTACGGCTTCCCCGAGAGCCATGCGTTGAGCTTCGCCTACCTGGTGTTCGCGAGCGCCTACTTCAAGCGCTACCACCCCGACGCGTTCCTGGCCGGACTGCTGCGAGCACAGCCGATGGGGTTCTACTCACCGCAGTCGCTGGTGGCCGACGCCCGCCGACACGGTGTGACGGTGCGCGGTCCGGACGTGAACGCGAGCCTGGCCCACGCCACGTTGGAGCCGGTCGAGGACGGGACGGGGCACGCCGTGCGGCTCGGGCTGGCCGTGGTGCGTTCCCTCGGTGACGGTCCGGCGGAGGAGTTGGTGGCCGAGCGGCAACGGCACGGGCCGTTTCGCGACATGACCGACGTGGCGCGGCGGGTCCGGTTGACCACCCCGCAGGTGGAGGCACTGGCCACGGCGGGTGCGTTCGAATCTCTCGGGCCGGACCGGCGCGCGGCGCTGTGGGCGGCCGGCGCGGTGGCGCAGGAGCGGCCGGAGAAACTCCCCGGCAATCCCGGTGCGTCGGCTCCCGTGCTGCCGGGGATGGACGCTCTCGAGGTCGCCGTCGCCGACGTGTGGGCCACCGGACTGTCTCCGGACAGCTTCCCGACGGAGTTCGTCCGGGACCGGCTCGACGCGCTCGGGGCGGTGCCCGCCGAGCGGTTGCAGCAGGTCGACAGCGGCACGAGGGTCCTGGTGGGCGGTGCGGTGACCCACCGCCAGCGTCCGGGGACGGCGGGCGGCATCACGTTCCTCAACCTGGAGGACGAGACCGGCATGGTCAACGTCGTCTGCACGGCCGGACTGTGGCAGCGCTACCACCGGGTCGCACGAGCCAGCCCGGCCCTGTTGGTGCGCGGTGTCGTCGAACGTGCCGACGGGGTCGTGAGCCTGCGGGCCGACCGGCTCCAACGGCTGTCCCTGGGAGTGCCGACGACGTCCCGGAACTTCCGGTGA
- a CDS encoding DNA polymerase Y family protein codes for MSIRSAPARRVVVWCPDWPVVAACASSQGAVPGPAAVFAANRVVSCSPAARTAGITRGMRRREAQARCPELAVFAADEDRDARLFESVAGAVEELVVGVEVVRPGLVAVPVGGATAYFGGELPLAEQLIDHVAVRAGVECQIGIADGLFAATLAARRGAVVEPGGTPEFLAPLSITELDQPDANRAELVGLLHRLGLRTLGAFAELAEREVTDRFGRAGLVAHRLARGQDERPPFRRTPPPELELVESFEPALDRVDTAAFTARTLAARFHAGLASRGLACTRLGIYATTENGEELGRVWRCAEPLTADGVADRVRWQFEGWLRAGRGTRPTAGVNLLRLVPEEVVEGESLQLGLWPGGGAAEHTPESDRAGRALVHVQGLLGPEGVCTAVLEGGRGPGERVRLVPWGERRVPAAGHDAPWPGRIPAPSPTVVHDPAPPAVVTAVDGAEVGVTARNEATAAPSWVTVADGRPRRVVGWAGPWVVQARWWAPDGVGTHARLQVVLADGPDEAGDAGDVGDAGDVVDALLLRWSAEPGRSPVWTVEGTYD; via the coding sequence ATGAGTATCCGGTCCGCCCCCGCGCGTCGGGTGGTGGTGTGGTGCCCGGACTGGCCGGTCGTGGCGGCCTGTGCCTCGTCACAGGGGGCCGTGCCCGGTCCGGCCGCCGTGTTCGCGGCGAACCGCGTCGTGTCGTGTTCTCCGGCCGCGCGGACGGCCGGAATCACGCGGGGGATGCGTCGCAGGGAGGCGCAGGCGCGATGCCCCGAGCTCGCGGTGTTCGCCGCGGACGAGGACAGGGACGCGCGGCTGTTCGAGTCGGTCGCCGGTGCCGTGGAGGAGCTCGTCGTCGGTGTCGAGGTCGTGCGCCCCGGGCTCGTGGCCGTCCCGGTCGGCGGAGCAACGGCGTACTTCGGTGGTGAACTGCCGCTGGCCGAGCAGCTGATCGACCACGTCGCCGTCCGCGCGGGTGTGGAGTGCCAGATCGGGATCGCGGACGGGTTGTTCGCCGCGACGCTGGCGGCACGGCGTGGGGCCGTCGTGGAACCCGGCGGCACTCCCGAGTTCCTGGCGCCGTTGAGCATCACCGAGCTCGACCAGCCGGATGCGAACCGGGCGGAGTTGGTGGGCCTGTTGCACAGGCTCGGGCTGCGCACGCTGGGGGCGTTCGCGGAGTTGGCCGAGCGGGAGGTGACCGACCGGTTCGGCCGCGCCGGGCTGGTGGCCCACAGGTTGGCGCGAGGCCAGGACGAGCGACCTCCGTTCCGGCGGACCCCGCCTCCCGAGTTGGAGCTCGTCGAGTCGTTCGAGCCCGCGCTGGATCGGGTGGACACGGCGGCCTTCACCGCGCGAACGCTCGCGGCGCGGTTTCACGCCGGGCTCGCCTCCCGCGGGCTGGCCTGTACACGGCTGGGCATCTACGCCACCACGGAGAACGGCGAGGAGCTGGGCCGGGTCTGGCGCTGTGCCGAGCCGCTCACGGCCGACGGGGTGGCCGACCGCGTGCGCTGGCAGTTCGAGGGCTGGCTCAGAGCAGGCCGGGGAACCCGCCCCACGGCCGGGGTGAACCTGCTGCGTCTGGTGCCCGAGGAGGTCGTGGAGGGTGAGTCGCTGCAGCTCGGGCTGTGGCCCGGAGGCGGCGCCGCCGAACACACGCCGGAGTCCGACCGCGCGGGCAGAGCGCTGGTGCACGTGCAGGGGCTGCTCGGTCCCGAGGGAGTCTGTACGGCCGTGCTGGAGGGAGGCCGCGGTCCGGGGGAGCGGGTGCGGTTGGTGCCGTGGGGCGAACGACGTGTCCCCGCCGCCGGGCACGACGCACCGTGGCCCGGCCGGATTCCGGCTCCGTCCCCGACCGTCGTGCACGATCCGGCCCCGCCCGCCGTCGTGACGGCCGTCGACGGTGCGGAGGTGGGGGTCACCGCACGCAACGAGGCGACGGCGGCTCCGTCGTGGGTCACCGTGGCCGACGGCCGGCCGCGCAGGGTCGTCGGCTGGGCCGGGCCCTGGGTGGTGCAGGCGCGCTGGTGGGCTCCCGACGGCGTGGGCACGCACGCCCGCCTGCAGGTCGTGCTCGCGGACGGGCCGGACGAGGCCGGGGACGCCGGGGACGTCGGGGACGCCGGGGACGTCGTGGACGCGCTCCTGCTGCGGTGGAGTGCCGAGCCCGGTCGAAGTCCGGTGTGGACTGTCGAGGGGACGTACGACTAG
- a CDS encoding TNT domain-containing protein (This protein contains a domain related to Tuberculosis Necrotizing Toxin, which is the C-terminal effector domain of outer membrane channel protein CpnT, and which has a lethal NAD+-glycohydrolase activity.): MCRASAAFISQDVGVALPTQLNATEQDTLVKQIGLSLLRAAPRDWHQVTVEYRAVGRYHELTGEVTLADGTTQEWVATHDIASLFGRLRSGMYREGRGTWFNARYQLDHPSSYNLEYDREEPAWDLAPPPQAYADELRMFPRSEENVPDWLMRRMAGLGPERPGPRFRMARIFDGPGAGGRPAVNRPELDVEEQDRVLDYLDSAPVVVPGRGYDLDRLAANPESTVPIAFHSDGTWIWPAAVNYYLREYGIPPEPELVQHIRSNGFGIPDVPDAVRQAAAAHVSRGAPPPQQRPMPPAPEPDEPGEQAGPGPAAQAEQRPEPQQSYDAGPPETDAEQTQLAAPVRAPQQEFDGDRRESDEPDERHFQEADAERTRIAAPPQFAEDAAAPEDARYEDERYDEDTYAEQPYDRRYEQDYDEDYEQGRRERYDEGHPDDQAYEDGAYHGREAYEQPYDDAYDEREHPEHPAEHPADAATTFTPAPLLDDGPPTTITPAAQATPAPPAAPAQPRAGAPEPERERRAPEPIAQQHTDEQPSPAPDYDEGPPTEYSAGPLVYDEPALEDLQDRLNELGVPGTSYRIGEPAERGWALEEAAEGWRVGWYDDKQLTSPAVFGDVEDAAAFMLGKLLLAPEGVAQEAPHPQPRPDSGTLSPQAAPPPPERQAPQRITATLPPDVATGARPPAPPEPYGEQRVPTPPRDEPRRPQPAQPVPPAPPAQSTPPAPRETSSSSSTPGGQGSKGGQQWPIQPLPGEPPLTLFRGKEMRELPVGSELDRFGGPNGNLTYAAGTPFEERSLVPEWVNRPYHVYRVQRPIRVLAGVAIPWFNQPGGGAAYLLPASVEDLLADGDLIELEPSDPPVD, translated from the coding sequence CGTCTGCGCTCCGGCATGTACCGCGAGGGGCGCGGAACCTGGTTCAACGCCCGCTACCAGCTCGACCACCCGTCGAGCTACAACCTCGAGTACGACCGGGAAGAGCCCGCCTGGGATCTGGCGCCGCCGCCCCAGGCCTACGCCGACGAGCTGCGCATGTTCCCCCGTTCCGAGGAGAACGTGCCCGACTGGCTCATGCGCCGGATGGCGGGCCTCGGCCCCGAACGCCCGGGCCCGCGGTTCCGGATGGCCCGGATCTTCGACGGCCCGGGTGCGGGTGGCAGGCCCGCGGTGAACCGTCCGGAGCTGGACGTCGAAGAGCAGGACCGGGTGCTCGACTACCTCGACAGCGCGCCCGTGGTGGTGCCCGGCCGGGGATACGACCTCGACCGGCTCGCGGCGAACCCCGAGAGCACCGTGCCGATCGCCTTCCACAGCGACGGCACGTGGATCTGGCCCGCCGCCGTCAACTACTACCTGCGCGAATACGGCATCCCGCCCGAGCCGGAGCTCGTGCAGCACATCCGCTCGAACGGGTTCGGCATCCCCGACGTGCCCGACGCGGTGCGCCAGGCGGCGGCCGCGCACGTCTCGCGCGGGGCCCCGCCTCCGCAGCAGCGGCCCATGCCGCCCGCACCCGAACCGGACGAGCCCGGGGAGCAGGCCGGTCCCGGCCCGGCCGCGCAGGCGGAGCAGCGCCCCGAACCGCAGCAGTCGTACGACGCCGGACCTCCCGAGACCGACGCCGAGCAGACCCAGCTCGCGGCGCCCGTCCGCGCGCCGCAGCAGGAGTTCGACGGTGACCGTCGCGAGTCCGACGAACCCGACGAGCGGCACTTCCAGGAGGCCGACGCCGAGCGCACGCGTATCGCCGCCCCACCGCAGTTCGCCGAGGACGCGGCGGCGCCGGAGGACGCCCGTTACGAGGACGAGCGGTACGACGAGGACACCTACGCCGAGCAGCCGTACGACCGGCGCTACGAGCAGGACTACGACGAGGACTACGAGCAGGGTCGCCGCGAGCGGTACGACGAGGGCCACCCCGACGACCAGGCCTACGAGGACGGCGCCTACCACGGACGCGAGGCCTACGAGCAGCCCTACGACGACGCGTACGACGAACGCGAGCACCCCGAGCACCCGGCGGAACACCCGGCCGACGCCGCGACGACGTTCACGCCCGCACCGCTGCTCGACGACGGACCGCCCACCACGATCACACCGGCGGCCCAGGCCACCCCCGCCCCGCCGGCAGCACCCGCACAGCCCAGGGCTGGTGCCCCCGAGCCCGAACGTGAGCGGCGTGCGCCCGAGCCGATCGCACAGCAGCACACCGACGAGCAGCCCTCCCCCGCCCCCGACTACGACGAGGGACCGCCCACGGAGTACTCCGCGGGCCCGCTGGTCTACGACGAGCCCGCGCTCGAAGACCTCCAGGACCGGCTGAACGAACTGGGCGTTCCGGGCACCTCCTATCGCATCGGTGAACCGGCCGAACGGGGTTGGGCGCTGGAGGAGGCCGCCGAGGGCTGGCGCGTCGGCTGGTATGACGACAAGCAGTTGACGAGCCCGGCCGTGTTCGGCGACGTCGAGGACGCGGCGGCGTTCATGCTGGGCAAGCTTTTGCTCGCGCCCGAGGGCGTCGCGCAGGAGGCGCCGCACCCGCAACCGCGGCCGGACAGCGGCACGCTGTCCCCGCAGGCCGCTCCGCCGCCGCCGGAGCGTCAGGCACCGCAGCGGATCACCGCGACCCTCCCGCCCGACGTGGCCACCGGCGCGCGGCCTCCGGCTCCGCCGGAGCCGTACGGCGAGCAGCGTGTGCCCACCCCGCCGCGAGACGAGCCGCGTCGCCCGCAGCCGGCACAGCCGGTGCCACCGGCTCCACCGGCGCAGAGCACGCCTCCCGCCCCACGCGAGACGAGCTCCTCGTCGAGCACGCCCGGCGGCCAGGGCTCCAAGGGCGGCCAGCAGTGGCCGATCCAGCCCCTGCCCGGTGAGCCGCCCCTCACGCTCTTCCGCGGCAAGGAGATGCGGGAACTGCCCGTGGGCAGCGAGCTCGACCGCTTCGGCGGCCCGAACGGCAACCTGACCTATGCCGCGGGCACACCGTTCGAGGAGCGTTCGCTGGTGCCGGAGTGGGTCAACCGGCCCTACCACGTGTACCGCGTGCAGCGGCCCATCCGCGTGCTCGCGGGCGTCGCCATCCCGTGGTTCAACCAGCCCGGCGGTGGTGCGGCGTACCTGCTGCCCGCGTCGGTGGAGGACCTGCTCGCCGACGGCGACCTGATCGAGCTGGAGCCCAGCGACCCACCGGTGGACTGA